From a region of the Oryzias melastigma strain HK-1 linkage group LG4, ASM292280v2, whole genome shotgun sequence genome:
- the rabggta gene encoding geranylgeranyl transferase type-2 subunit alpha produces MHGRVKVKTTAQQEEEKRKEREKKLKIYVAARDACFSKRKEGVFDDEALQLTQQLLSSNPDFATLWNYRREILMHLETIRDADEMQKLYEAELSFLEACLKINPKSYGSWHHRGWVSTRLPRPNWARELSLCDRCLSLDDRNFHCWDYRRMVVKVSGVPADQELEFTDRLIGSNFSNYSSWHYRSTLLPALHPQAPEVCRQPPLASSPRGPQSHRVCEEQLLKEYELVQNAFFTDPNDQSAWFYYRWLLGRAEREEMISCVYVSREDERVAVAFSRAVNAKSVGLLLVLDGQPLQVDWTSVHPRFRHSPVWICDLPPGTINDVTNEHNITVHWTGNHAHRDCALYTGRTESWCRDTATDQELFRSELSVEKTSVLQSELQSVKQLQELEPLNKWCLLTIILLMRALDPLGYEKETLAYFQTLKEVDAMRSEYYSDLCSKFMIENTILKMEYAEVRVFSICDRSLTSLCHLDQLLLVTHINLSSNQLQRLPPQFAMLQCLEVLEADNNFLENLEGIYHLPRLQEVSLKNNKISSLPDLQPLASCSQLKRLDLRGNPVTQTASVESGLAELLPSVTDLLL; encoded by the exons ATG CACGGTCGGGTGAAGGTTAAAACCACCgctcagcaggaggaggagaagagaaagGAGCGAGAGAAGAAGCTGAAAATCTATGTGGCAGCACGGGATGCCTGTTTTTCTAAG AGGAAGGAAGGAGTTTTTGACGATGAAGCTCTTCAGCTGACTCAGCAGCTCCTGTCGTCTAACCCTGACTTTGCAACCCTCTGGAACTACAGAAGAGAGATCCTGATGCACCTGGAGACCATCAG AGACGCGGATGAGATGCAGAAGCTCTACGAGGCAGAGCTGTCGTTTCTGGAGGCGTGTCTGAAGATCAACCCGAAGTCTTATGGGAGCTGGCACCACAGAGGCTGGGTCTCAACCCGTTTGCCTCGACCCAACTGGGCCAGAGAGCTGAGCTTGTGTGACCGCTGCTTGAGCCTGGATGACCGCAACT TCCATTGCTGGGATTACCGCCGGATGGTTGTGAAGGTGTCAGGCGTTCCAGCGGATCAGGAGCTGGAGTTTACCGATCGTCTCATAGGATCCAACTTCTCCAACTACTCCAGCTGGCATTACCGCAGCACCCTGCTGCCCGCACTGCACCCGCAGGCTCCGGAGGTGTGCCGGCAGCCGCCTCTCGCCTCCTCCCCCCGCGGCCCTCAGTCCCACCGCGTCTGTGAGGAGCAGCTGCTCAAAG AGTATGAGCTGGTTCAGAACGCCTTCTTCACCGACCCCAACGACCAGAGTGCCTGGTTCTACTACCGCTGGTTATTAGGCAGAG CGGAGCGTGAAGAGATGATAAGCTGCGTCTATGTGAGTCGGGAGGACGAGCGAGTGGCTGTGGCCTTCTCCCGGGCCGTCAAC gcCAAGTCTGTGGGACTGTTGCTGGTCCTGGACGGTCAGCCTCTGCAAGTGGACTGGACGAGTGTTCATCCACGCTTCAGGCACAGCCCAGTCTGG ATCTGTGACCTCCCTCCTGGGACCATAAACGACGTCACCAACGAACACAACATAACTGTGCACTGGACAGGGAACCACGCCCACCGGGACTGTGCTCTGTACACAG GCCGGACGGAGAGCTGGTGTCGGGACACTGCGACGGATCAAGAGCTGTTCAG GAGTGAGCTTTCGGTGGAGAAGACGTCCGTGCTGCAGTCAGAGTTGCAGTCTGTCAAACAGCTGCAAGAACTGGAGCCTCTTAATAAGT GGTGCCTGCTGACCATAATTCTCTTGATGAGGGCACTAGACCCGTTAGGATATGAGAAGGAAACCCTCGCTTATTTCCAAACACTGAAA GAGGTGGACGCCATGCGTTCAGAGTACTACAGCGACCTGTGCAGCAAGTTCATGATTGAAAACACCATCTTGAAAATGGAGTATGCTGAAGTGCGAGTCTTCAGTATCTGTGACAGG AGCCTGACCTCTTTGTGCCACCTGGACCAGCTGTTATTAGTCACTCACATCAACCTGTCGTCCAATCAGCTGCAGCGGCTGCCTCCTCAGTTTGCCATGCTGCAGTGTCTGGAG GTTTTGGAAGCTGATAACAACTTTTTAGAAAACCTGGAGGGAATCTATCACCTTCCCAGACTACAGGAAGTCTCCTTGAAGAATAATA